From the genome of Brevundimonas sp. NIBR11:
GGCGGCGGCGTGCTGACGCCTCGCTCCGCCCAGCTGTTCCTGCGCGCCTGGCAGGCGGGCGCCCGCACGACCGACGAGATCGCCCTGTCGGTGTGGGACGTGTTCGAGACGACGAACGAACGCGCCGTCCGCGATGGCCGCGACCTGATCACTCGCGAGGACAATCTGGCCAGACTCGGCGAGATGGCCCGGCGCTTCGTCGACCAGACAGTACCGCTCTATCGCGCGCTGGCCATTCTCTAGACCCAGCGCGGGATCGGGCCGAGTTGCGGCGTCTGGTTCGGCAGGTCGACGATCGTCTGGTCCACGAAGCACCAGCCCCAGCCCTCGGGCGGGTCGTAGCCTTCGATGATCGGATGATGGGTCGCCTTGAAGTGAGCGGTGGCGTGGCGGTTCGGCGAGTCGTCGCAGCAGCCGACGTGGCCGCAGCTCCGGCACAGCCTCAGATGCACCCACATCGACCCGGTTTTCAGACATTCCTCGCAGCCCCTGGCGCTGGGCGTCACCGTGTTGATGGTCGCGGCATGTCCGCAGTTCTGTGTCAGCACCGTCGTCCCTCCCATTTCGTCCCTCGACGTCTACGCCGATCGACACGGACAAAGCCACCGCTCGACAGGCTGCGGCCGGTGGGTCAGGGTCGGTCCTTCCCGCCCGTCAGTGATTGAGCCGCCCGTGTCCCGTATCAGCCTCGCCCTCCTCGCCGCCTGTCTGACCGCCGCTTCCGGAGCGTTCGCTCAGGAAGGCCGCATCGATCCCGACCGGCTGAACGCCGCCGTCGCCGTGCTCGCGGGCGACGACTTCGAGGGCCGCGCCCCCACCACGCCGGGCGAGGAACGCTCCGTCACCTGGATCGCAGACCAATTCCGCGCCCTGGGCCTGGAGCCCGCCGGCGACGACGGCTCCTGGTTCCAGACCGTGCCGATCAACCGCTTCGTCCAGGACGGGCCGGCCCTGATTACGGCGAATGCGGGCGGGGAGATGATCACCCTGCAGCGCGGCACGGACATCATCTCAAACAGCCACCGCCCTACGAACCACATCACCATTACCGACGCGCCGGTGGTCTTCGTCGGTTACGGTGTGACTGCGCCCGAGCGCGGCTGGGACGACTTCAAGGGCGTCGACGTGCGCGGCAAGGTCGTGCTGATGCTGGTCAACGACCCGGACTTCGAGGTCCCGGCCGACAGCCCCACGGCCGGCAGGTTCGACGGCCTCGGCATGACCTGGTACGGCCGCTGGGTCTACAAGTTCGAGGAGGCGGCGCGGCGCGGGGCGGCGGCCGTCTTCGTGATTCATGAGACGGCGGCGGCCGGCTATCCGTGGAACACCCTGCAGAACTCCTCCACCGCGCCGGGCCTCGACATCGTCCGCGCCGATCCGGAGCGCGAACGGGTGCAGGCGCAAGGGTGGATCCAGCAGGCGCAGGCGGCGCGACTGATGCAGGCCGCGGGTCTCGACTATGCGACGCTGAAGACGGCGGCCCAGTCGTCGGACTTCCGCCCGGTGGAACTGAACGGCGTGACGATGTCGCTCGACTTCGGACAGACCTTCAGTCGCCTGACGACGCGCAACGTCGCGGGTCGCCTGCCGGGGACGCGCCACCCGGACGAAACGATCATGTACGGCGCCCACTGGGACGCCTACGGCCGCGCCGTGCCCAATGCGGCGGGCGACGACATCTATAACGGCGCCGTGGACAATGCGACGGGGGTGGCGGCGGTGCTGGAACTGGCGCGCCTCTATGCCGAGGCGCCGCGCACCGACCGATCGGTGATGTTCGTGTCCTGGGCGGCGGAGGAGGCGGGTCTGCTGGGCGCCTACTACTATGCGGCGCATCCGCTGGTTCCGCTGGAGACCACGGTGGTCAACATCAACATGGACAGTCTGCTGCCCGGCCCGGCGTCATCCGAGATCGTGGTCATCGGTTTCGGCAAGACCGACGCCCAGAACCGGCTGGCGGATCTGGCCTCGGAGGAGGGGCGGTCGCTGATCCCCGACCCCGCGCCCCAGGTCGGCGCCTTCTATCGCTCCGACCATTTCCCGCTGGCCAAGATGGGGGTGCCCGCCCTGTTCGCCGCCGCCGGCTTCACCGGAGCATCGGACGCCAGCCGGGCCTATGTGCGTGATCGCTATCACCAGCCGACCGACGCCTGGTCCTCCGACTGGTCGATGGAGGGGGCGGCGCAGGATGTGCAGTTGCTCTATCGGGTGGGCCGCGATCTCGCGAACAACCGCGAATGGCCGCTGTGGACGCCGGGCAACGAGTTCGAGGCCGTGCGCGAAGCCAGCGCGGCGTCTCGGATCGAATGAGGGAAAATGGTGGATGCGACAGGGATTGAACCTGTGACCCCCTCGGTGTGAACGAGGTGCTCTCCCGCTGAGCTACGCATCCATCTCGGGCCCCGCCGAAAGCGGGGAGGCGCGGACATAGCCCGCTCGCCGACTCGAGGCAAGCCTCAGATGCCGGCCGCCCGCACGCCGTCTGCGGTTTCCGCCTCCGGGTCGCCCGGCAGCCAGGCGACATGGCCGTCGTAGATGCCCTGGTTGAGGATGCCTTCTTCCTTGGCGACCAGCACGGGGACCAGCATCTGGCCGGTCACATTGGTGGCCGTGCGCATCATGTCGATGATCCGGTCGATGGCGACGATATAACCGATCCCCTCCAGCGGCAGGCCGGCCGTCGACAGGGTCAGGGTCAGCATGACGATGCTGGTCCCGGGCACGCCGGCCGTGCCCAGCGACCCCAGAACCGCCGTCAGGCCGATGAGAACGTACTGGGTCAGCGACAACTCGATCTGGAAATACTGGGCGATGAAGATCGAGGCGATGGCCGGATAGATGGCGCCGCAGCCGTCCATCTTCACATTGGCCCCGAGCGGCACGGCGAAGGCGGCATAGGCCTGGGGCACGCCGAGACGCTCCACCGTCTGGCGCAGGGTGATGGGCAGGGTGCCCAGCGAGGAGGAAGTGGCGAAGGCCGTCTGCTGCGCCGCGAAGGCGCCCCGGAAGAAGCTGCGGACGCCCAGGCCGTGGGCCTTCAGCAGGCCCGAATAGACGATCAGGATGTGGAAGAGGCAGGCCGCGTAGATGGCGAAAATGAATTTGCCGAGCGGCAACAATGCCTCCCAGCCGTAGCCGCCGACGACCGAGCCGATCAGGCCGAACACTCCGAAGGGGGTCAGCTGGATGACCCAGCGGGTGATGCGAAAGACGATGGCCGCGCCTTCGTCCACGAACCGTCGCGCCGTCTGGGCCCGGTCGCCCAGCGCCACCAGGGCCGCGCCCACCAACGCCGAGAAGAAGATGATCTGCAGAACCTTGCCTTCGGCCAGGGCTGCGAAGGGATTTGTCGGGACGATGCCGATCAGGACCTCGAGCGGAGTCGGGATCTCGCGCTCGCGCACCTCGCCGAGCGGCAGGTTGGCGAGGCCGACGCCCGGATTGATCAGGTGGCCGAAAGCGAAACCGACCAGCACGGCCAGCAGGGAGGTGATGGCGAACCACATCACCGTGCGCGCCCCCAGCCGGATCGCGCCGGCGCCTTCGCCCAGCTTGGCGATGGAGGAGGCGATGGTGAACAGCACCAGCGGCGCCACCACCATGCGGATCAGGTTCAGATAGATGTCGCCGATGGGCTGGAGCCAGACCTCCGCCTGCTCCCTCAGGATCAAACCGGCGACGATGCCGAGGGCGAAGCCGGCGGCGGTGCGCTGCCAAAGGGGGATGGCGAAGAATCTGGCGAGCATACAGGCGGCTTTCCGGGGAGGATCCTCGCAAGATGTTCGCCGCCTCCCTGCGCCGCAATGACGCGGCGGCGCAGGAATTCTGTTCGGCGCTTTAGTTTATCTGCGGCTCAGTCCAGCGGTCGGTGGTGGCTGTTCACGATGCCGAAGGTCTTGGCGTAGTCGCCGCGCGCCTCGGCGTTGCGCAGGAAGCCGACGCGCTCGACCAGAACCTCGTCGTGGCCGGCCTCGAACAGGCCGACGCTCTCGCCAATGAACTCGTCCAGCGGCATCGAGGCCGGATCCTCGGCATGACCGGGCATCAGGTCGGTGGCCACGCCGGGCGGCGCCCACTCCACCACCTTCACCGACGAGTCCCGCAACTGATGCCGCAGCGACTGCGTCCAGGAATGGATCGCCGCCTTGGTCGCCGAATAGGTGGGGGTGAAGGCCAGGGGCACGAAGGCCAGGCCCGACGATACGGTGACGAAGGTCGCTTTCGGCCGGGTCAACAGATGCGGGAGGAGGGCGTCCGCGAGCCGCACCGTGCCCCACCAGTTGATGTCTACGATCTCCTGCATCTTCGCCATGTCGAATGTCCCGCTCGACAGGTCCTCGGCCTTCATGATCCCGGCGTTGGACACGACGGCGTTCAGGTCGGGATGTTCGGCCGTGAGCTTCGCGGCGAAGGCGGTGATGTCGGCCGGGTCGGCGACGTCGAGCGTGTACCAGGCCATGCCGGGGTTGGCCTCGGCGACCTTCTTCAGCACATCCGCGCGGCGTCCGGCGATGATGACCTTGGCGCCCCTGGCGTGCAGGGCTTCAGCGAGGCCGCGCCCCAGGCCTGTGCCGCCGCCGGTGATCAGGACGGTGTCTTTGGCGGTATCCATGATGTCTCTCCTTGGGGGATGCGAACCGTTGGCGGATCAGCTATACCCGGCACTCTCCATCGGGAAGTAGGCACCCGAAAGTTCTGTACGCACCAGAAGGTAAGAAATGTCCGCTCCGGCCGTTCGCCCGCCGATTTTCGATCACCCGCCCGTCGACGCCCGCGTCGAGGCCCTGGTCACCGAGGTCATCGGCCGGGTAGCCGACAAGTGGACGATGATCGTCCTGGAGGTGTTGGTCGAGCACGGGGAACTTCGCTTCACCCGCCTGGCCGAACTGTCTGACGGCATCAGCCAGAAGATGCTGACCCAGACCCTGCGGGCGATGGAGCGCGACGGCCTGGTCGTCCGCACAGTCCACCCGGTCATCCCGCCCAGGGTCGAATATCGCCTGACCGACCTCGGCTTCAGTCTGGCGGAAGCCTTCTGCGGCGTCTGGCTGTGGGCGGAGAAGAACCTGGAGCGGATCGAAACGTCGAGGGCGGCCTTCGACGCGGCAAGGGCCGGCTGATCCCACGAAAAAGGGCGGCCCGAGGGACCGCCCTTTCATGTCGAAAAGGAAAAGACGTCCTATTCGTCGTGGACGGTGACGTCGCCGCCGTCCAGCTCGCAGAAGTTCTCCGAACCGACGACCAGTTCGCTGCCGTCGCTGAACTCGGCCTTCAGGTCGTATTCGCAGTCTTCCAGATCGTCGTCGATGGTGACGTCGACGCTGTCGCCCGACTCCAGAATGCCGTCGCCGAAGATGTCTTCTTCCCACTCGTCGGTCGAAGGGACCGAGATATAGAGCGAGATCAGGTCGTGCTCGCTCTCGTTATGCAGGGTGAAGGTGACCGGCTCGGTCACCTGGGCGAAGGCGGCCGGAGCGGCGCCGGCGAACAGGGCGGCGGTAACGCCGGCCAGAAGGATGTTTTTCACGGTAGGTCCCCGAAGGATGGATGCCGCAGAGCGCGGATGACGCTTCCCTAGCACCATCTGCATCGCGGGTCATCGACACGAAAACTGACAGTTGGCCGTCATTTGGCGATCAGGCCCAGCGCTCCACCGATCAGAACGGCGGCGGCGATCCAGGGAATCCAGTCGTGCCGCTCCAGAAATGTGCGACGACGCAGGTCGCTGACGTCATCGTCTTCCTCGTCCATCAGGCCCCCGTGAGCGCCCGGGCGACGTAGTGTTCGACCACGATCATATCGACGGCCTCTTCGACGTCCTCGAAGGCGTCGACGATGATGTCGGGCTCCAGTTCTTCCATCGGGATCGGTGTGTAGCCGAAGGTCACGCCGATGACGGGCAGGCCGGCTTCGCGCGCGCAACCGACGTCGGGCGACGCGTCTCCGACCATGATGGCCCGCTCCGGATCGCCGCCGACGGATTTGACCGCCTCGACCAGATGGCAGCCTGAGGGCTTGCGCACCGAGACCCGGTCTGGCCCGACGATGGCGGCGAAATGCTTGGTCAGATCGATCTTGCCGAGCAGCAGCTCCGACAGGTCCGACCGCTTGTTGGTGACGACGACCAGGGTCGCGCCGCGCTCGGCCAGGGTTTCCAGCGTCTCGATCACGCCCTCGTACGGGGCGGAATGATCGGCGATGTGGTCGATGTAGTCGGCGATGAAGGCGTCGAAGAGTTCGGGGGAAGCCGCGCGCTCGGCCGAGGCTCCGGCCAGCTCGAACCCGTGCTTCAACAGGGCGCGCGCCCCGCCTCCAATCAGCTCGCGCGCGCTTTCCATCGGCGCGGGCGGCAGGCCTTCCTGAACCAGCATCCGGTTCAGCGTGCCGACCAAATCCTCGTGCGTCTCGACCAGGGTGCCGTCCAGGTCGAAGCCGATGGTCCAGCCTTCGAGGTCGCGTTCGATCATGGTTCTTCTCCCGTCCGGCCGCCCGATGGGTTAGACCACGCCGCGTGACTAGCCGCCGGACCGATTCATGACCACACCTTCCGCACGCGCCGCCATCATCCTCGCCGCCGGCCAGGGGACGCGGATGAAGTCGCCCCTGCCCAAGGTGCTCCACCCGGTCGGCTGCCGCGCCATGCTCGACCACGCCATCGATGCGGCCGAGGCCTTGGGCTGCGAACGGATCGTCGTCGTCGTCGGATCGCACTCGCCCGAGGTCCGCGCTCATGTCGTCAAGCGTCTGGGCGAGGACGCCGTCGCGGTTCAGGACCCGCCCATGGGCACGGGCCACGCCGTCCGGGCCGCCGAGGCGGTGCTGGGCGACTTCGTGGGACAGGTCGTGGTGACCTATGGCGACGTGCCTTTGCTGCGCGCCCATGACATCGAGGCTGTGTTCCAGAAGACCGATGGCGTTACCGTCATCGGCTTCGAGGCCGCCGATCCCGGCGCCTACGGTCGGCTCGTCATGGACGGCGAGACCCTGACCGCCATCACCGAGGCGAAGGAGGCTACGCCTGAGGTTCTGGCCATAACTGCCTGTAACTCCGGCGTCATGGCCGCGCCGGTGGGGCTACTCTTCTCCCTTCTGGCCGAGGTCACGAACGACAACGCCAAGGGCGAATACTACCTCACCGACGTGGTCGAGCTGGCCAGGAAGCGTGGCGAACCGACCCGGGTGACCATGGCCTCGGAGGACGCGGTCATGGGCGTCAACGCCCAGGGCGAGCTGGCCCAAGCCGAGGCCCTGTTCCAGAAGGTCCAGCGCGAAACCTTCCTCGCCGCAGGGGTCACGATGGCCGCGCCGGATACGGTCCACTTCGCCTGGGACACCCAGGTCGGAGCCGGATCAATCATTGAACCCTTCGTCGTCTTCGGGCCGGGCGCCCGCGTCGCCGAACGCGCCCTCATCAAGAGCTTCAGCCATATCGAGGGCGCCGCGATCGCCCCCGGCGCCGAGGTCGGTCCCTACGCCCGTCTGCGTCCCGGCGCCGATCTGGGCGAGGACGTGAAGGTCGGGAACTTCGTCGAGGTGAAGAACGTCCGCATGGACGCCGGCGCCAAGGCCAGCCACCTGTCCTATCTCGGCGACGGCTCGGTCGGGGCGGGCGCGAACATTGGCGCGGGCACGATCTTCTGTAACTATGACGGCTTCTTCAAACACCGCACGATGGTGGGCGAGGGAGCT
Proteins encoded in this window:
- the glmU gene encoding bifunctional UDP-N-acetylglucosamine diphosphorylase/glucosamine-1-phosphate N-acetyltransferase GlmU, with the translated sequence MTTPSARAAIILAAGQGTRMKSPLPKVLHPVGCRAMLDHAIDAAEALGCERIVVVVGSHSPEVRAHVVKRLGEDAVAVQDPPMGTGHAVRAAEAVLGDFVGQVVVTYGDVPLLRAHDIEAVFQKTDGVTVIGFEAADPGAYGRLVMDGETLTAITEAKEATPEVLAITACNSGVMAAPVGLLFSLLAEVTNDNAKGEYYLTDVVELARKRGEPTRVTMASEDAVMGVNAQGELAQAEALFQKVQRETFLAAGVTMAAPDTVHFAWDTQVGAGSIIEPFVVFGPGARVAERALIKSFSHIEGAAIAPGAEVGPYARLRPGADLGEDVKVGNFVEVKNVRMDAGAKASHLSYLGDGSVGAGANIGAGTIFCNYDGFFKHRTMVGEGAFVGSNSALVAPVTIGAGAMVGSGSVITRDVEPGALALGRGEQRVKPGWAARFMETMRAKKAKK
- a CDS encoding dicarboxylate/amino acid:cation symporter, with product MLARFFAIPLWQRTAAGFALGIVAGLILREQAEVWLQPIGDIYLNLIRMVVAPLVLFTIASSIAKLGEGAGAIRLGARTVMWFAITSLLAVLVGFAFGHLINPGVGLANLPLGEVREREIPTPLEVLIGIVPTNPFAALAEGKVLQIIFFSALVGAALVALGDRAQTARRFVDEGAAIVFRITRWVIQLTPFGVFGLIGSVVGGYGWEALLPLGKFIFAIYAACLFHILIVYSGLLKAHGLGVRSFFRGAFAAQQTAFATSSSLGTLPITLRQTVERLGVPQAYAAFAVPLGANVKMDGCGAIYPAIASIFIAQYFQIELSLTQYVLIGLTAVLGSLGTAGVPGTSIVMLTLTLSTAGLPLEGIGYIVAIDRIIDMMRTATNVTGQMLVPVLVAKEEGILNQGIYDGHVAWLPGDPEAETADGVRAAGI
- a CDS encoding HAD-IA family hydrolase, which produces MIERDLEGWTIGFDLDGTLVETHEDLVGTLNRMLVQEGLPPAPMESARELIGGGARALLKHGFELAGASAERAASPELFDAFIADYIDHIADHSAPYEGVIETLETLAERGATLVVVTNKRSDLSELLLGKIDLTKHFAAIVGPDRVSVRKPSGCHLVEAVKSVGGDPERAIMVGDASPDVGCAREAGLPVIGVTFGYTPIPMEELEPDIIVDAFEDVEEAVDMIVVEHYVARALTGA
- a CDS encoding UBP-type zinc finger domain-containing protein codes for the protein MLTQNCGHAATINTVTPSARGCEECLKTGSMWVHLRLCRSCGHVGCCDDSPNRHATAHFKATHHPIIEGYDPPEGWGWCFVDQTIVDLPNQTPQLGPIPRWV
- a CDS encoding helix-turn-helix domain-containing protein encodes the protein MSAPAVRPPIFDHPPVDARVEALVTEVIGRVADKWTMIVLEVLVEHGELRFTRLAELSDGISQKMLTQTLRAMERDGLVVRTVHPVIPPRVEYRLTDLGFSLAEAFCGVWLWAEKNLERIETSRAAFDAARAG
- a CDS encoding SDR family NAD(P)-dependent oxidoreductase — protein: MDTAKDTVLITGGGTGLGRGLAEALHARGAKVIIAGRRADVLKKVAEANPGMAWYTLDVADPADITAFAAKLTAEHPDLNAVVSNAGIMKAEDLSSGTFDMAKMQEIVDINWWGTVRLADALLPHLLTRPKATFVTVSSGLAFVPLAFTPTYSATKAAIHSWTQSLRHQLRDSSVKVVEWAPPGVATDLMPGHAEDPASMPLDEFIGESVGLFEAGHDEVLVERVGFLRNAEARGDYAKTFGIVNSHHRPLD
- a CDS encoding M28 family peptidase, whose protein sequence is MSRISLALLAACLTAASGAFAQEGRIDPDRLNAAVAVLAGDDFEGRAPTTPGEERSVTWIADQFRALGLEPAGDDGSWFQTVPINRFVQDGPALITANAGGEMITLQRGTDIISNSHRPTNHITITDAPVVFVGYGVTAPERGWDDFKGVDVRGKVVLMLVNDPDFEVPADSPTAGRFDGLGMTWYGRWVYKFEEAARRGAAAVFVIHETAAAGYPWNTLQNSSTAPGLDIVRADPERERVQAQGWIQQAQAARLMQAAGLDYATLKTAAQSSDFRPVELNGVTMSLDFGQTFSRLTTRNVAGRLPGTRHPDETIMYGAHWDAYGRAVPNAAGDDIYNGAVDNATGVAAVLELARLYAEAPRTDRSVMFVSWAAEEAGLLGAYYYAAHPLVPLETTVVNINMDSLLPGPASSEIVVIGFGKTDAQNRLADLASEEGRSLIPDPAPQVGAFYRSDHFPLAKMGVPALFAAAGFTGASDASRAYVRDRYHQPTDAWSSDWSMEGAAQDVQLLYRVGRDLANNREWPLWTPGNEFEAVREASAASRIE